The Streptomyces avermitilis MA-4680 = NBRC 14893 genome contains a region encoding:
- the tpiA gene encoding triose-phosphate isomerase, which produces MTSRMPLMAGNWKMNLNHLEAIAHVQKLAFALADKDYEACEVAVLPPYTDLRSVQTLVDGDKLKIKYGAQDVSAHDSGAYTGEISGSMLAKLKCTYVAVGHSERRQYHHETDEIVNAKVKASFRHGLIPILCVGEELEVREAGNHVTHTLTQVEGGLKDVPAEQAETIVIAYEPVWAIGTGKVCGADDAQEVCAAIRAKLAELYSQELADQVRIQYGGSVKSGNVAEIMAKPDIDGALVGGASLDADEFVKIARFRDQ; this is translated from the coding sequence GTGACTTCGCGCATGCCGCTGATGGCGGGCAACTGGAAGATGAACCTCAACCACCTCGAGGCCATCGCCCACGTCCAGAAGCTCGCCTTCGCCCTGGCCGACAAGGACTACGAGGCCTGCGAGGTCGCCGTCCTGCCGCCCTACACCGACCTGCGCTCCGTGCAGACCCTGGTCGACGGCGACAAGCTCAAGATCAAGTACGGCGCCCAGGACGTCTCGGCGCACGACTCCGGCGCCTACACCGGCGAGATCTCCGGCTCGATGCTGGCCAAGCTCAAGTGCACGTACGTGGCGGTCGGCCACTCCGAGCGCCGGCAGTACCACCACGAGACCGACGAGATCGTCAACGCCAAGGTCAAGGCCTCCTTCAGGCACGGCCTGATCCCGATCCTGTGCGTCGGCGAGGAGCTGGAGGTGCGCGAGGCGGGCAACCACGTCACGCACACGCTCACCCAGGTCGAGGGCGGCCTCAAGGACGTCCCGGCCGAGCAGGCCGAGACCATCGTGATCGCGTACGAGCCCGTCTGGGCCATCGGCACCGGCAAGGTCTGCGGCGCCGACGACGCCCAGGAAGTCTGCGCGGCCATCCGCGCCAAGCTCGCCGAGCTGTACTCCCAGGAGCTGGCCGACCAGGTCCGCATCCAGTACGGCGGCTCCGTGAAGTCCGGGAACGTCGCGGAGATCATGGCGAAGCCCGACATCGACGGCGCCCTGGTCGGCGGTGCCTCGCTCGACGCCGACGAGTTCGTCAAGATCGCGCGCTTCCGCGACCAGTGA
- a CDS encoding RNA polymerase-binding protein RbpA, which yields MASGNAIRGSRVGAGPMGEAERGESAPRLRISFWCSNGHETQPSFASDAQVPDTWDCPRCGFPAGQDQDNPPDPPRTEPYKTHLAYVRERRSDADGEAILAEALAKLRGEI from the coding sequence GTGGCAAGTGGCAACGCGATCCGAGGAAGCCGGGTCGGGGCGGGGCCGATGGGCGAGGCCGAGCGCGGCGAGTCCGCGCCGCGGCTGCGCATCTCCTTCTGGTGCTCCAACGGGCACGAGACGCAGCCCAGCTTCGCCAGCGACGCGCAGGTTCCCGATACCTGGGACTGCCCGCGCTGCGGCTTTCCCGCCGGACAGGACCAGGACAACCCGCCGGACCCGCCGCGCACCGAGCCGTACAAGACGCACCTCGCGTATGTACGGGAGCGGCGCAGTGACGCGGACGGCGAGGCGATCCTCGCCGAGGCGCTCGCCAAACTGCGGGGCGAAATCTAG
- a CDS encoding phosphoglycerate kinase, whose amino-acid sequence MKTIDELLAEGVDGKRVFVRADLNVPLADGLITDDGRIRAVLPTVKALAEAGAKVVVASHLGRPKGAPDPAFSLLPAAERLGELLGAPVAFAQDTVGPAAHDAVNGLQPGQVAVIENLRFNAGETSKDDAERGAFADRLAALADIYVGDGFGAVHRKHASVYDLPARLPHYAGYLIATEVNVLKKLTEDVKRPYVVALGGAKVSDKLAVIDQLLGKADRLLIGGGMAYTFLKAKGYEVGISLLQEDQIPTVKEYMERAEKNGVELVLPVDVLVSTEFPDLKTKAPANPTTVAADAIPADQEGLDIGPETRKLYASKLADAATVFWNGPMGVFEHPDYAEGTKAVAQALVDSQAFTVVGGGDSAAAVRILGFDETAFGHISTGGGASLEYLEGKTLPGLAALED is encoded by the coding sequence ATGAAGACGATCGACGAACTTCTCGCCGAAGGCGTGGACGGCAAGCGGGTCTTCGTCCGCGCCGACCTGAACGTGCCGCTGGCCGACGGCCTCATCACCGACGACGGCCGCATCCGCGCCGTCCTGCCGACGGTCAAGGCGCTGGCCGAGGCCGGTGCCAAGGTGGTCGTCGCCTCGCACCTGGGCCGCCCCAAGGGCGCCCCGGACCCGGCCTTCTCCCTGCTGCCCGCGGCGGAGCGGCTCGGTGAACTCCTCGGCGCGCCCGTCGCGTTCGCCCAGGACACCGTGGGCCCCGCCGCCCACGACGCCGTGAACGGCCTCCAGCCCGGCCAGGTAGCGGTCATCGAGAACCTGCGCTTCAACGCGGGCGAGACGTCCAAGGACGACGCCGAGCGCGGCGCGTTCGCCGACCGGCTGGCGGCCCTGGCCGACATCTACGTGGGCGACGGTTTCGGCGCCGTGCACCGCAAGCACGCCTCCGTGTACGACCTCCCGGCACGCCTGCCGCACTACGCGGGCTACCTCATCGCCACCGAGGTCAACGTCCTGAAGAAGCTCACCGAGGACGTCAAGCGCCCCTACGTGGTCGCACTCGGCGGCGCCAAGGTCTCCGACAAGCTCGCCGTCATCGACCAGCTGCTCGGCAAGGCCGACCGCCTGCTGATCGGCGGCGGCATGGCCTACACCTTCCTCAAGGCCAAGGGCTACGAGGTCGGCATCTCCCTCCTCCAGGAGGACCAGATCCCGACCGTCAAGGAGTACATGGAGCGCGCGGAGAAGAACGGCGTCGAGCTGGTCCTCCCCGTCGACGTGCTGGTCTCCACGGAGTTCCCGGACCTCAAGACGAAGGCCCCGGCCAACCCCACCACCGTCGCCGCGGACGCCATCCCGGCCGACCAGGAGGGTCTCGACATCGGTCCTGAGACCCGCAAGCTGTACGCATCGAAGCTCGCCGACGCGGCCACCGTCTTCTGGAACGGCCCCATGGGCGTCTTCGAGCACCCCGACTACGCCGAGGGCACCAAGGCGGTCGCCCAGGCCCTCGTCGACTCCCAGGCCTTCACGGTCGTCGGCGGTGGCGACTCCGCCGCGGCCGTCCGCATCCTGGGCTTCGACGAGACGGCATTCGGCCACATCTCGACCGGCGGCGGCGCCTCCCTCGAATACCTCGAGGGCAAGACGCTCCCCGGCCTTGCCGCACTGGAGGACTGA
- the secG gene encoding preprotein translocase subunit SecG has translation MVLGFSIALIVFSLLLMLLVLMHKGKGGGLSDMFGGGMQSSVGGSSVAERNLDRITVVIGLLWFASIVVLGILMKVNR, from the coding sequence GTGGTTTTGGGGTTCTCGATCGCCCTGATCGTCTTCAGCCTGCTGCTGATGCTGCTGGTGCTGATGCACAAGGGGAAGGGCGGCGGCCTCTCCGACATGTTCGGTGGCGGCATGCAGTCGTCCGTCGGCGGCTCCTCGGTCGCCGAGCGCAACCTCGACCGGATCACCGTGGTGATCGGTCTGTTGTGGTTCGCGTCCATTGTCGTGCTCGGCATCCTGATGAAGGTCAACAGGTAG
- a CDS encoding M14 family metallopeptidase, translated as MRRRARSILAAGALLLGGAGMAPIAQADSGSSPKPDADAVKVFRAEVTKQQVPLLLAAGQDGHELGAQAPEKGTATVEVYLTDKQARKLEKQGVELTEHTLSAKAEARVEDAAQGVFRPYSGKGGLEEEIVRTGAAHPDLTKVVSIGKTLNGQDILALKLTKGAKKTKDGAKPSALYMSNQHAREWITPEMTRRLMHYYLDNYSKDKRIKKIVDSTELWFVLSANPDGYDYTFQNSDTRLWRKNLRDVNGDGTISTGDGVDLNRNFSYKWGYDDEGSSPNPTSQTYRGASPGSEPETKALDAFEKRIGFTYGINYHSAAELLLYGVDWQVATPSPDDIAYKSLAGTPDNSAVPGYRPQVSSELYTTNGEADGHASNVNGMAMFTPEMSTCQTASDIDPNDTWNAADCQSVFNFPDDEKLIKQEFEKNIPFALSVAETAAHPDKPSSTVGIDAPDFTPATFSTSYSRGADQEVSVVVRKSVRDKELKYRVNAGRTEDMALKAWKGGETYGGDDNLYFDEYRTKVQDGEPGDKVEVWFTGETRSGKKTSSAHFTYTVAERPKADTLVVAEEGATATQAQKYVDALKANGHKALVWDVATQGAPDALGVLDHFKTVVHYTGAARPGNPTQLQLRAFLNEGGKLIEAGELAGGSVDLGDGTLSNDFSQYYLGAYSRTSTPGANGFTGSGKLDGSTGALGDAPGNPLNAAGTYGVTSDELSVATYPQFASAGAGQFAGTVNPYGPHGGSSMAAAVHTDDAYKRLTRTIDLTGVGAADKPTLRTQLLWDTEPGYDHAVLEIHTTGADDWTTLPEAGGATGATVPADCEAGFLVAEHPWLKHYLTVAAGGCTATGTSGSWNSFTGASTGWQQVGFDLSAYAGKSVEVSLSYITDPSSGGHGVLADDASLVVGGTATQAEGFETSLGAWSVPGPPAGSPAVLKDWARSGALFKTYGAVTTRDTVLFGFGLEHVTAAADRTALIGKALTALGG; from the coding sequence ATGAGACGAAGAGCGAGATCGATCCTCGCTGCCGGCGCGCTGCTGCTCGGGGGAGCGGGCATGGCGCCCATCGCCCAGGCGGACAGCGGCAGTTCGCCCAAGCCGGATGCGGACGCCGTGAAGGTGTTCCGCGCCGAGGTCACGAAGCAGCAGGTACCCCTGCTGCTCGCGGCCGGGCAGGACGGCCATGAACTCGGTGCACAGGCGCCGGAGAAGGGCACGGCCACGGTCGAGGTCTACCTCACCGACAAGCAGGCCCGGAAGCTGGAGAAGCAGGGTGTGGAGCTCACCGAGCACACACTTTCGGCCAAGGCCGAGGCGCGTGTCGAGGACGCGGCGCAGGGCGTGTTCCGCCCGTACAGCGGAAAGGGCGGTCTCGAGGAGGAGATCGTCAGGACGGGCGCGGCCCACCCCGACCTCACCAAGGTCGTCTCCATCGGCAAGACCCTGAACGGCCAGGACATCCTCGCGCTCAAACTGACCAAGGGCGCGAAGAAGACCAAGGACGGCGCCAAGCCCTCCGCGCTGTACATGTCCAACCAGCACGCGCGCGAGTGGATCACGCCCGAGATGACCCGGCGGCTGATGCACTACTACTTGGACAACTACTCCAAGGACAAGCGCATCAAGAAGATCGTCGACTCGACGGAACTGTGGTTCGTCCTCTCGGCCAACCCCGACGGCTACGACTACACGTTCCAGAACTCCGACACGCGTCTGTGGCGCAAGAACCTGCGGGACGTCAACGGCGACGGCACGATCAGCACCGGCGACGGCGTCGACCTCAACCGCAACTTCTCCTACAAGTGGGGCTACGACGACGAGGGTTCGTCCCCCAACCCCACCAGCCAGACCTACCGCGGCGCGAGCCCCGGCTCCGAGCCCGAGACCAAGGCCCTGGACGCCTTCGAGAAGCGCATCGGCTTCACGTACGGCATCAACTACCACTCCGCCGCCGAACTGCTCCTCTACGGAGTGGACTGGCAGGTGGCGACGCCGAGCCCGGACGACATCGCCTACAAGTCCCTCGCCGGTACGCCGGACAACTCCGCGGTCCCGGGCTACCGCCCGCAGGTTTCCTCGGAGCTGTACACCACCAACGGCGAGGCGGACGGCCACGCCTCGAACGTCAACGGCATGGCGATGTTCACGCCCGAGATGTCGACGTGCCAGACCGCGTCGGACATCGACCCGAACGACACCTGGAACGCGGCCGACTGCCAGTCGGTCTTCAACTTCCCGGACGACGAGAAGCTGATCAAGCAGGAGTTCGAGAAGAACATCCCGTTCGCGCTCTCCGTCGCCGAGACCGCCGCCCATCCCGACAAGCCGTCCTCCACGGTGGGCATCGACGCGCCCGACTTCACCCCGGCGACGTTCTCCACGTCGTACTCCCGCGGCGCCGACCAGGAGGTCTCCGTCGTCGTACGCAAGTCCGTGCGCGACAAGGAGCTCAAGTACCGCGTCAACGCCGGCCGCACCGAGGACATGGCGCTCAAGGCCTGGAAGGGCGGCGAGACGTACGGGGGCGACGACAACCTGTACTTCGACGAGTACCGCACCAAGGTCCAGGACGGCGAGCCGGGCGACAAGGTCGAGGTCTGGTTCACCGGCGAGACCAGGAGCGGCAAGAAGACGTCCAGTGCGCACTTCACGTACACCGTGGCCGAGCGGCCGAAGGCGGACACCCTCGTGGTCGCCGAGGAGGGCGCGACCGCCACACAGGCCCAGAAGTACGTCGACGCCCTGAAGGCCAACGGCCACAAGGCGCTCGTCTGGGACGTCGCCACCCAGGGCGCGCCCGACGCGCTCGGCGTGCTCGACCACTTCAAGACCGTCGTCCACTACACGGGCGCGGCCCGGCCGGGCAACCCCACCCAGCTCCAGCTGCGCGCCTTCCTCAACGAGGGCGGCAAGCTGATCGAGGCGGGCGAGCTGGCGGGCGGCAGCGTCGACCTCGGCGACGGCACCCTGTCGAACGACTTCAGCCAGTACTACCTGGGCGCCTATTCGCGTACGTCGACTCCGGGGGCCAACGGCTTCACCGGCTCCGGCAAGCTCGACGGGTCCACGGGCGCCCTGGGCGACGCGCCGGGCAACCCGCTGAACGCGGCGGGCACCTACGGCGTCACCTCGGACGAGCTGTCCGTCGCCACGTATCCGCAGTTCGCGAGCGCCGGTGCGGGCCAGTTCGCCGGGACCGTCAACCCGTACGGACCGCACGGGGGCTCCTCCATGGCGGCCGCCGTCCACACCGACGACGCCTACAAGCGACTCACCCGCACCATCGATCTCACCGGGGTGGGCGCGGCCGACAAGCCGACCCTGCGCACCCAGCTCCTGTGGGACACGGAGCCCGGCTACGACCACGCGGTGCTGGAGATCCACACCACCGGCGCCGACGACTGGACGACCCTCCCCGAGGCGGGCGGCGCCACCGGAGCCACCGTCCCGGCGGACTGTGAGGCAGGGTTCCTCGTCGCCGAGCACCCCTGGCTCAAGCACTACCTGACCGTGGCGGCCGGCGGCTGCACCGCGACCGGCACCAGCGGCTCCTGGAACAGCTTCACCGGCGCCTCCACCGGATGGCAGCAGGTCGGCTTCGACCTGAGCGCGTACGCCGGCAAGTCGGTCGAGGTCTCGCTGAGCTACATCACCGACCCGAGCTCCGGCGGTCACGGTGTCCTCGCCGACGACGCCTCCCTCGTCGTCGGTGGCACCGCCACCCAGGCGGAGGGCTTCGAGACCTCGCTCGGGGCCTGGAGCGTGCCCGGACCGCCCGCGGGCAGCCCGGCCGTCCTCAAGGACTGGGCGCGCTCCGGAGCGCTCTTCAAGACCTACGGAGCGGTCACCACGCGTGACACCGTGCTGTTCGGCTTCGGCCTGGAGCACGTCACCGCGGCGGCCGACCGTACGGCGCTGATCGGGAAGGCGCTGACGGCGCTGGGTGGCTGA
- the whiA gene encoding DNA-binding protein WhiA, translating to MAMTAAVKDEISRLPVTRTCCRKAEVSAILRFAGGLHLVSGRIVIEAELDTAMAARRLKRDILEIFGHSSELIVMAPGGLRRGSRYVVRVVAGGDQLARQTGLVDGRGRPIRGLPPQVVSGATCDAEAAWRGAFLAHGSLTEPGRSSSLEVTCPGPEAALALVGAARRLSIAAKAREVRGVDRVVVRDGDAIGALLTRLGAHESVLAWEERRMRREVRATANRLANFDDANLRRSARAAVAAGARVQRALEILADEVPEHLAAAGRLRMEHKQASLEELGALADPPLTKDAVAGRIRRLLAMADKRAQDLGIPGTESNLTEEMADNLAG from the coding sequence ATGGCGATGACGGCAGCGGTGAAGGACGAGATTTCCCGGCTTCCCGTCACCCGGACCTGCTGCAGAAAGGCAGAGGTCTCGGCGATCCTGCGGTTTGCGGGCGGCCTGCACCTGGTGAGCGGCCGGATCGTGATCGAGGCGGAGCTGGACACCGCGATGGCGGCCCGCCGCCTCAAACGGGACATCCTGGAGATCTTCGGCCACAGCTCCGAACTGATCGTGATGGCGCCCGGCGGACTGCGCCGCGGCTCCCGCTATGTCGTCCGCGTGGTCGCGGGCGGCGACCAGCTGGCCCGCCAGACCGGCCTCGTCGACGGCCGTGGCCGTCCGATCCGCGGGCTGCCCCCGCAGGTGGTCTCGGGGGCCACCTGCGACGCCGAGGCGGCCTGGCGCGGCGCGTTCCTGGCCCACGGCTCGCTGACCGAGCCCGGCCGCTCCTCCTCCCTGGAGGTGACCTGCCCGGGCCCGGAGGCCGCCCTCGCCCTCGTCGGCGCCGCCCGCCGCCTGTCGATCGCGGCGAAGGCCCGCGAGGTGCGGGGCGTGGACCGCGTGGTCGTACGGGACGGTGACGCCATCGGCGCCCTCCTCACCCGCCTCGGCGCGCACGAGTCCGTGCTGGCCTGGGAGGAGCGGCGGATGCGCCGCGAGGTCCGCGCCACGGCGAACCGTCTCGCCAACTTCGACGACGCCAACCTGCGCCGCTCGGCCCGCGCCGCCGTCGCCGCCGGTGCCCGGGTGCAGCGCGCGCTGGAGATCCTCGCCGACGAGGTGCCGGAGCACCTCGCGGCCGCAGGGCGGCTGCGCATGGAGCACAAACAGGCCTCCCTGGAGGAGCTGGGCGCGCTCGCCGACCCGCCGTTGACCAAGGACGCCGTCGCCGGCCGTATCCGCCGTCTGCTGGCCATGGCCGACAAGCGCGCGCAGGACCTCGGCATCCCGGGCACGGAGTCCAACCTCACCGAGGAGATGGCAGACAACCTCGCAGGCTGA
- the gap gene encoding type I glyceraldehyde-3-phosphate dehydrogenase — translation MTIRVGINGFGRIGRNYFRALLEQGADIEIVAVNDLGDTATTAHLLKYDTILGRLKAEVTHTADTITVDGKTIKVFSERNPADIPWGELNVDIVIESTGIFTKKADAEKHIAGGAKKVLISAPASDEDITIVLGVNEDKYDPAKHNVISNASCTTNCVAPMAKVLDENFGIVKGLMTTIHAYTNDQRILDFPHKDLRRARAAAENIIPTTTGAAKATALVLPQLKGKMDGISMRVPVPTGSATDLVVEVSREVTKDEVNAAFKKAAEGELQGYLSYTEDPIVSSDIVGDPSSCTFDSAMTMVMEGTSVKILGWYDNEWGYSNRLVDLTVFVGNQL, via the coding sequence GTGACGATCCGCGTAGGCATCAACGGCTTTGGCCGCATCGGTCGTAACTACTTCCGCGCGCTGCTGGAGCAGGGTGCAGACATCGAGATCGTGGCTGTCAACGACCTGGGTGACACCGCGACCACCGCTCACCTGCTGAAGTACGACACGATTCTGGGCCGTCTCAAGGCCGAGGTGACGCACACCGCCGACACGATCACCGTGGACGGCAAGACCATCAAGGTGTTCTCCGAGCGCAACCCCGCCGACATCCCGTGGGGCGAGCTGAACGTCGACATCGTCATCGAGTCGACCGGCATCTTCACCAAGAAGGCCGACGCCGAGAAGCACATCGCCGGCGGCGCCAAGAAGGTCCTCATCTCGGCTCCGGCCTCCGACGAGGACATCACCATCGTCCTCGGCGTCAACGAGGACAAGTACGACCCGGCGAAGCACAACGTCATCTCGAACGCGTCCTGCACCACCAACTGTGTGGCGCCGATGGCCAAGGTTCTCGACGAGAACTTCGGCATCGTCAAGGGCCTGATGACCACCATCCACGCGTACACGAACGACCAGCGCATCCTTGACTTCCCGCACAAGGACCTGCGCCGCGCCCGTGCCGCCGCCGAGAACATCATCCCGACCACCACGGGTGCCGCCAAGGCCACCGCGCTGGTCCTCCCGCAGCTCAAGGGCAAGATGGACGGCATCTCCATGCGCGTCCCGGTCCCCACGGGCTCGGCCACCGACCTGGTCGTCGAGGTCTCCCGTGAGGTCACCAAGGACGAGGTCAACGCCGCGTTCAAGAAGGCCGCCGAGGGCGAGCTGCAGGGCTACCTGTCGTACACCGAGGACCCGATCGTCTCCTCGGACATCGTCGGCGACCCGTCGTCCTGCACCTTCGACTCGGCCATGACCATGGTCATGGAGGGCACCTCGGTGAAGATCCTCGGCTGGTACGACAACGAGTGGGGCTACTCCAACCGCCTCGTCGACCTCACGGTCTTCGTCGGCAACCAGCTCTAA
- a CDS encoding gluconeogenesis factor YvcK family protein: MTGRALRLSRLRRMAPEERGGKAPEARGGKPRRRGAQPKVVALGGGMGLSASLAALRRITGDLTAVVTVADDGGSSGRLRDELGVLPPGDLRKALAALCGDDDWGQTWARVIQHRFQSQGDLHEHAVGNLLIVALWEQLGDHVQALDLVGKLLGAHGRVLPMSAVPLELQALVKGHDPDRPEDIDTVRGQATVALTPGEVQSVHVVPHDPPAVPEAVAAVLDADWVVLGPGSWFSSVIPHLLVPELLDALSQTKARRVLSLNLAPQPGETDGFSPQRHLEVLGRHAPKLALDVVLADEAAVPDRESLTDAAKRFGAAVELAPVARTDGSPRHDPELLAAAYDRIFRMHGRIGPWR; encoded by the coding sequence ATGACCGGACGTGCTCTGCGGCTGAGCAGGCTGCGCCGCATGGCCCCCGAGGAGCGCGGCGGCAAGGCCCCCGAGGCGCGCGGCGGCAAGCCGCGCCGCCGGGGCGCCCAGCCCAAGGTCGTCGCCCTCGGCGGCGGCATGGGCCTGTCCGCCTCGCTCGCCGCCCTGCGCCGGATCACCGGCGACCTCACCGCCGTCGTCACGGTGGCCGACGACGGCGGCTCCAGCGGGCGCCTGCGCGACGAGCTGGGCGTGCTCCCGCCCGGCGACCTGCGCAAGGCCCTCGCGGCGCTGTGCGGCGACGACGACTGGGGCCAGACCTGGGCCCGCGTCATCCAGCACCGCTTCCAGTCCCAGGGAGACCTGCACGAGCACGCCGTCGGCAATCTGCTGATCGTCGCCCTGTGGGAGCAGCTCGGGGATCACGTCCAGGCCCTCGACCTGGTCGGCAAGCTGCTGGGCGCGCACGGCCGGGTGCTGCCCATGTCCGCCGTGCCCCTGGAGCTCCAGGCGCTGGTCAAGGGACATGACCCGGACCGGCCCGAGGACATCGACACCGTCCGGGGCCAGGCGACCGTCGCGCTCACGCCCGGCGAGGTGCAGTCCGTGCACGTCGTGCCGCACGACCCGCCGGCCGTGCCCGAGGCCGTCGCGGCGGTCCTCGACGCGGACTGGGTGGTGCTCGGACCCGGCTCCTGGTTCTCCTCGGTGATCCCGCACCTCCTGGTGCCCGAACTCCTGGACGCCCTCTCGCAGACGAAGGCGCGCCGGGTACTCTCGCTGAACCTCGCCCCGCAGCCCGGAGAAACCGATGGCTTCTCCCCGCAGCGTCATTTGGAGGTTTTGGGACGACACGCCCCTAAACTCGCCCTGGACGTGGTGCTGGCCGACGAGGCCGCCGTGCCCGACCGAGAGTCGCTCACCGATGCCGCCAAGCGGTTCGGGGCAGCGGTCGAGCTGGCGCCGGTGGCCCGGACCGACGGTTCTCCTCGGCACGACCCGGAGCTGTTGGCCGCCGCGTACGACCGTATTTTTCGGATGCATGGAAGGATCGGCCCATGGCGATGA